Proteins encoded together in one Psilocybe cubensis strain MGC-MH-2018 chromosome 8, whole genome shotgun sequence window:
- a CDS encoding Molybdate-anion transporter: protein MSSTLFYQTQLSVLSCICVFALFLDRRATRKVWNTSPNSPHSDGTPGNDVQRRLAAASLLAWKYLTVYGIVMTADWLQGPYLYSLYREQYQLSERLVASLFVVGFISAGLAAPLIGVWADQHGRRKLCLAFCITYTLSCLCITMPHLVLLLLGRILGGTSTSILFSVFESWVISESTTASLLPADLSTILGRATLLNGFVAAGAGILSNQLVLMTSNFASPYMASASLLLLSWVLIRVLWTENYGGGGGLPNKDVWQMRRLGQACTIVRQDPVLLVLGLAQTCFEGSMYLFVFLWVPSLQESSSDPQLPLGYIFSSFMISMMLGSLLYTLIVTRHQQLSDPKPSSVTLHAQLSSIVCAVSALAFLTSTIFFSEHTRFWAFCLYEVCVGMYYPVQGTLRGALISNEHRATLSSLFRVPLNIFVAVSLLTGVSSARRTVLVTSAVMLTVSSLLTAIVIVDRSKEPQSPPSPRPSDD from the exons ATGAGTTCCACACTCTTTTATCAGACTCAACTTTCTGTGCTATCCTGTATCTGCGTCTTTGCTCTTTTTCTGGATAGACGTGCGACCCGCAAAGTTTGGAATACATCACCAAATTCACCGCATTCAGACGGTACACCTGGAAATGATGTACAAAGACGACTCGCTGCCGCATCTCTGTTAGCTTGGAAGTACCTTACCGTGTACGGGATTGTTATGA CTGCAGATTGGTTGCAAGGGCCATACCTCTATTCTTTGTATCGAGAGCAATATCAACTCTCGGAGAGGCTGGTAGCCTCCCTTTTTGTGGTTGGTTTCATATCTGCTGGCCTTGCGGCACCATTAATCGGTGTATGGGCAGATCAGCA TGGACGTAGAAAGTTATGTCTGGCGTTCTGTATAACATACACACTATCCTGCCTCTGTATCACCATGCCTCACCTCGTTTTACTTCTGCTTGGAAGAATTTTGGGTGGCACATCGACCTCTATACTCTTCTCAGTCTTTGAATCATGGGTGATATCGGAATCGACAACTGCATCTCTTCTTCCCGCCGATCTCTCGACTATCCTAGGGCGTGCAACGCTTCTGAATGGGTTTGTCGCAGCCGGTGCTGGAATCTTAAGCAACCAACTAGTTTTAATGACGAGCAATTTCGCATCTCCTTACATGGCCAGCGCGTCTCTGCTTTTGTTATCCTGGGTTCTTATTCGGGTGCTATGGACAGAGAACTATGGTGGCGGTGGAGGGCTCCCAAATaaggatgtttggcaaaTGAGGCGCCTTGGGCAGGCATGCACCATCGTCCGTCAAG ACCCTGTACTACTCGTCCTAGGCCTCGCCCAAACATGTTTTGAGGGGTCTATGTACCTCTTCGTCTTTCTATGGGTCCCATCTCTCCAGGAAAGTTCATCAGACCCTCAATTGCCTTTAGGCTACATATTCTCCTCTTTCATGATATCGATGATGCTCGGCTCCCTTCTATACACGTTGATCGTTACGCGTCATCAACAACTCTCCGACCCGAAGCCCTCATCTGTCACACTGCACGCCCAACTCAGCAGCATCGTCTGTGCAGTCAGTGCTCTGGCGTTTCTAACTAGCACCATATTCTTCAGCGAACACACTAGGTTCTGGGCATTCTGTTTATACGAAGTATGCGTTGGAATGTATTATCCAGTCCAAGGCACACTTCGCGGGGCTCTAATTTCAAATGAACATCGTGCTACG TTATCTTCACTGTTCCGGGTTCCGTTGAATATTTTCGTGGCTGTCTCGTTGTTGACCGGAGTTTCTTCGGCGAGGAGAACGGTGCTAGTGACTAGCGCTGTCATGTTGACCGTATCGTCGCTACTGACTGCCATAGTCATCGTAGACCGTTCTAAAGAACCACAATCCCCTCCATCTCCACGCCCAAGTGATGATTGA
- a CDS encoding putative RNA-binding protein (putative RNA-binding protein C328.05): MDVDMKNKDDNDDKGIIPPTNGGNGRDYDRDKDRDLRDRDYDRDRDRRDRSDKDRDRDRDRGDRRDSGRPRPRVGDHWEPERRSSDRRRRSRTRSRSRSRRRSASPRRRRRSRTRSRTRSRSRSRSRSRDRKTNDTFSRSLGGPMNADHEEAVEFAKISKRENRVYVGNLSYDVKYRDLMEFMRGAGEVLFAEVLVTPTGVSKGCGIVEFASSEDAQRAIRELSEQPMLGRPVFIREDRENEARFGATPVPGKIGMAMAGQGLNAAPPPRPPSHNYFGTHSNPGNQLYVGNLPYQAGWQDLKDLFRSAGNIIRADINIGADGRPKGSGTVVFETPKDAQQAISMYHGFDWYGRTLEVREDRYAGLSGSGFRGGLRGGPRGLGRGLRGGGLRGGFRGGFSQAGGGRDFSDQDLYADYPGPDQQGASGGSGGLRMNSYGGGSGYGGAGNFSEGDPSQQIMVRNLPWSTANEDLVELFETTGQVELAEILFDGTRSKGCGVVQFAQTAEAETAIAKFQQYMYGGRPLDVRFNDRWHTFTPSAAKGGQIAPMQSDGM; the protein is encoded by the exons ATGGATGTCGACATGAAAAACAAGGACGACAATGATGATAAGGGAATCATTCCCCCAACGAATGGAGGCAATGGGCGCGATTATGACCGTGACAAGGATAGGGATTTGCGAGACCGCGACTACGACCGCGACAGGGATAGGAGAGATCGCAGCGACaaggacagggacagggatcGTGATCGTGGCGACAGACGCGACTCCG GGCGTCCACGTCCCAGAGTCGGTGACCATTGGGAACCCGAGAGACGTTCAAGCGAT CGCCGTAGGCGTTCGAGGACTCGCTCCCGCTCTCGCTCCAGAAGGCGTTCGGCGTCTccacgtcgtcgtcgccgctCCCGCACTCGTTCTCGCACCCGTTCTAGGTCCAGGAGCAGGTCCCGCAGCCGAGACCGAAAAACGAATGACACGTTTTCTCGGTCGCTCGGCGGGCCCATGAATGCTGACCATGAGGAAGCTGTCGAATTCGCCAAAATCAGCAAGAGAGAAAATCGAGTCTACGTCGGCAATTTAAGTTACGACGTCAAGTATCGTGACCTAATGGAATTCATGAGGGGAG CTGGTGAGGTTCTCTTCGCCGAAGTTCTCGTTACTCCAACAGGGGTTTCAAAAGGATGCGG CATCGTCGAATTCGCATCGTCTGAAGACGCTCAACGTGCCATCCGCGAATTGTCTGAACAACCAATGCTAGGTCGTCCTGTATTCATTCGTGAA GACCGTGAGAACGAAGCCAGGTTTGGTGCTACTCCAGTGCCAGGTAAAATTGGTATGGCTATGGCTGGACAAGGTTTGAATGCGGCACCTCCACCGCGCCCACCCTCGCACAATTATTTTGGTACCCATTCTAATCCTGGGAACCAACTGTACGTTGGTAAC CTGCCTTACCAAGCCGGCTGGCAAGATCTCAAAGATCTTTTCCGGTCTGCTGGTAACATCATCCGCGCTGATATTAACATTGGCGCAGACGGAAGGCCCAAAGGATCTGGTACCGTGGTGTTCGAAACACCAAAAGATGCTCAACAAGCTATCA GTATGTATCACGGCTTCGACTGGTACGGTCGCACACTTGAAGTCAGAGAA GACCGATATGCTGGTCTTTCTGGCTCCGGTTTCCGAGGCGGCTTGCGCGGTGGGCCTCGTGGCCTCGGACGCGGACTGCGCGGTGGTGGATTGCGAGGAGGATTCCGCGGTGGATTTTCACAGGCAGGTGGTGGCCGCGATTTCTCTGATCAGGATCTGTATGCCGACTATCCTGGCCCTGATCAGCAGGGTGCTTCAGGTGGCAGCGGGGGATTGCGCATGAACAGCTATGGTGGAGGATCCGGCTATGGCGGCGCGGGTAATTTCAGTGAAGGCGACCCAAGTCAGCAGATCATGGTTCGCAAC TTGCCCTGGTCTACTGCAAATGAGGACTTGGTCGAGTTGTTCGAAACCACTGGTCAGGTCGAGCTGGCTGAAATCTTATTTGACGGCACTCGTTCCAAAGGCTGTGGTGTCGTCCAGTTCGCACAAACAGCGGAGGCTGAAACGGCTATCG CTAAATTCCAACAATATATGTATGGCGGCCGCCCACTGG ACGTCCGTTTCAATGATCGTTGGCATACCTTCACTCCATCTGCCGCTAAGGGTGGTCAAATCGCCCCCATGCAGTCCGATGGAATGTAA
- a CDS encoding Mitochondrial acidic protein mam33, translated as MSAIAALRNVTRVGPARLAAGMRVSMVSTMVRPMSKMTVAKVAGARAFSATSGRLGSGSSDLALSQKLQEELKYEQEALAEQADVTPEFLKSFLEQGVWSIDDVRGNDEVTMFRKFGDENLRLMFSIADIAPEENFDMEGESEEDQTPIPAIRVSLSITKNNGPGAMNVDLICEDTHMTVENISFYDDAKLGTELTAEADWNRRGLYIGPQFETLDVGVQDEFEKYLQERGINESLATFIPEYAAHKEQQEYVKWLGKVKNFIDL; from the exons ATGTCTGCCATCGCCGCTCTCCGCAACGTCACCCGCGTTGGCCCTGCCAGGCTCGCTGCCGGAATGCGCGTTTCAATGGTGTCTACAATGGTTCGCCCAATGTCGAAGATGACCGTGGCCAAAGTGGCGGGAGCTAGAGCTTTTTCAGCTACCTCTGGACGCCTTGGAAGTGGCTCGT CCGACCTTGCTCTTTCGCAAAAGCTACAGGAAGAGCTCAAGTACGAACAAGAGGCCCTTGCAGAGCAGGCAGACGTCACCCCCGAGTTCTTGAAATCTTTCCTCGAGCAGGGTGTTTGGTCG ATTGACGATGTCCGTGGCAATGACGAAGTGACTATGTTCCGAAAGTTCGGTGATGAGAA CCTCCGCCTAATGTTCTCCATCGCAGACATTGCTCCAGAAGAGAACTTTGATATGGAAGGTGAGAGTGAGGAGGACCAAACACCCATTCCCGCCATTCGGGTGTCTCTATCCATCACTAAG AACAACGGTCCTGGAGCTATGAACGTCGACCTGATTTGTGAGGACACCCATATGACCGTTGAGAACATCTCATTCTATGATGATGCCAAACTGGGTACCGAGCTTACCGCGGAGGCTGACTGGAACCGTCGTGGCCTCTATATTGGTCCTCAG TTCGAGACCCTCGATGTTGGCGTGCAAGACGAGTTTGAGAAGTATCTCCAGGAGCGTGGTATCAACGAATCTCTGGCTACCTTCATCCCTGAATATGCCGCCCACAAAGAGCAGCAAGAATACGTCAAGTGGTTGGGTAAGGTCAAGAACTTCATCGACCTCTAA